One Cryptomeria japonica chromosome 9, Sugi_1.0, whole genome shotgun sequence genomic window carries:
- the LOC131048289 gene encoding rhamnogalacturonan I rhamnosyltransferase 1 isoform X2 — MYKSNGYLKLSCNGGLNQMRAAICDMVTIAKFLNLTLVVPELDKTSFWADSSEFGDIFDVKHFITSLQDEVRIVKELPKKLSKRAHGKLLSMSPISWSSEKYYLKQILPLIRKHKVVHFSKTDARLANNALPLELQKFRCRVNYNALKFTPQIEKLGKKLVNILQGNGFFIVLHLRYEMDMLAFSGCTWGCTDAEADELTRMRYEYPWWKEKEIISEQKRLEGLCPLTPEETALVLKALNFQNNTQIYIAAGKIYKGERRMTPLHAMYTKIVSKETLLSPADLKPFQNHSSQMAALDYLVSIASDVFIPTYYGNMAKLVEGHRRYLGFRKTISLDRRRLVELIDMYGNGSLQWDEFARRVRKIHKNQIGAPAQRKVIASKPKEEDYFYANPQECLCDLSKNPPLLPL, encoded by the exons ATGTACAAGAGCAACGGTTATTTAAAGTTGTCTTGCAATGGAGGCTTGAATCAAATGCGAGCTGCG ATCTGTGACATGGTTACCATAGCAAAGTTCTTGAATTTGACATTGGTTGTTCCAGAGCTGGATAAGACCTCATTTTGGGCTGATTCAAG CGAGTTTGGGGATATATTTGATGTCAAACACTTCATCACTTCCCTACAAGATGAAGTTCGAATTGTAAAAGAGCTGCCAAAAAAACTGAGTAAGAGGGCACATGGCAAGCTCTTGTCAATGTCACCCATAAGCTGGTCAAGTGAAAAGTACTATTTGAAACAG ATACTGCCTTTGATTCGGAAGCATAAGGTGGTTCATTTTAGCAAGACAGATGCACGATTGGCAAATAATGCCCTTCCCCTGGAGCTGCAAAAGTTCCGGTGTCGAGTAAATTATAATGCTTTGAAATTTACTCCTCAAATTGAGAAGTTAGGGAAAAAACTTGTCAACATTCTTCAAGGGAATGGATTCTTCATAGTGCTTCATTTACGATATGAGATGGATATGCTTGCATTTTCTGGTTGTACTTGGGGATGTACTGATGCAGAAGCGGATGAGTTAACTAGAATGAG GTATGAATATCCTTGGTGGAAAGAGAAGGAAATCATATCTGAACAGAAGCGGTTGGAAGGTCTGTGTCCACTCACACCAGAGGAGACTGCATTGGTGTTGAAGGCTTTAAATTTCCAAAATAACACACAAATTTACATTGCTGCTGGAAAGATATACAAAGGTGAAAGAAGAATGACACCTTTGCATGCCATGTACACCAAAATT gtaagTAAGGAGACCCTGTTGAGTCCAGCTGATCTAAAACCATTTCAGAACCATTCATCACAAATGGCGGCATTGGACTATTTGGTTTCAATTGCAAGTGATGTTTTCATTCCCACTTATTATGGGAATATGGCAAAGCTTGTGGAAGGGCATAGAAG ATATCTCGGTTTTCGTAAAACTATATCCCTTGATCGGAGGAGACTAGTTGAGTTGATTGATATGTATGGAAATGGTTCACTGCAATGGGATGAATTTGCACGGCGAGTGAGAAAGATTCACAAGAATCAAATAGGAGCACCAGCACAGAGGAAAGTAATAGCAAGTAAACCCAAAGAAGAGGATTACTTTTATGCTAACCCTCAGGAGTGCCTCTGTGATTTATCCAAAAATCCTCCTCTACTTCCACTTTAA
- the LOC131048289 gene encoding rhamnogalacturonan I rhamnosyltransferase 1 isoform X1, whose amino-acid sequence MVTMAANFARGRLKSWVVRLCTSILLWTCLMQFNPQFLHKCPPCFTPPSHFIGFNESSDLSLPVKRMYKSNGYLKLSCNGGLNQMRAAICDMVTIAKFLNLTLVVPELDKTSFWADSSEFGDIFDVKHFITSLQDEVRIVKELPKKLSKRAHGKLLSMSPISWSSEKYYLKQILPLIRKHKVVHFSKTDARLANNALPLELQKFRCRVNYNALKFTPQIEKLGKKLVNILQGNGFFIVLHLRYEMDMLAFSGCTWGCTDAEADELTRMRYEYPWWKEKEIISEQKRLEGLCPLTPEETALVLKALNFQNNTQIYIAAGKIYKGERRMTPLHAMYTKIVSKETLLSPADLKPFQNHSSQMAALDYLVSIASDVFIPTYYGNMAKLVEGHRRYLGFRKTISLDRRRLVELIDMYGNGSLQWDEFARRVRKIHKNQIGAPAQRKVIASKPKEEDYFYANPQECLCDLSKNPPLLPL is encoded by the exons ATGGTGACAATGGCTGCAAATTTTGCCAGGGGTCGATTGAAATCATGGGTAGTACGACTGTGTACAAGCATTCTGCTGTGGACATGTCTTATGCAGTTCAACCCACAATTTCTGCACAAATGCCCGCCCTGCTTCACTCCTCCCAGTCATTTCATAGGCTTCAACGAATCTTCAGATTTAAGTCTTCCTGTGAAAA GAATGTACAAGAGCAACGGTTATTTAAAGTTGTCTTGCAATGGAGGCTTGAATCAAATGCGAGCTGCG ATCTGTGACATGGTTACCATAGCAAAGTTCTTGAATTTGACATTGGTTGTTCCAGAGCTGGATAAGACCTCATTTTGGGCTGATTCAAG CGAGTTTGGGGATATATTTGATGTCAAACACTTCATCACTTCCCTACAAGATGAAGTTCGAATTGTAAAAGAGCTGCCAAAAAAACTGAGTAAGAGGGCACATGGCAAGCTCTTGTCAATGTCACCCATAAGCTGGTCAAGTGAAAAGTACTATTTGAAACAG ATACTGCCTTTGATTCGGAAGCATAAGGTGGTTCATTTTAGCAAGACAGATGCACGATTGGCAAATAATGCCCTTCCCCTGGAGCTGCAAAAGTTCCGGTGTCGAGTAAATTATAATGCTTTGAAATTTACTCCTCAAATTGAGAAGTTAGGGAAAAAACTTGTCAACATTCTTCAAGGGAATGGATTCTTCATAGTGCTTCATTTACGATATGAGATGGATATGCTTGCATTTTCTGGTTGTACTTGGGGATGTACTGATGCAGAAGCGGATGAGTTAACTAGAATGAG GTATGAATATCCTTGGTGGAAAGAGAAGGAAATCATATCTGAACAGAAGCGGTTGGAAGGTCTGTGTCCACTCACACCAGAGGAGACTGCATTGGTGTTGAAGGCTTTAAATTTCCAAAATAACACACAAATTTACATTGCTGCTGGAAAGATATACAAAGGTGAAAGAAGAATGACACCTTTGCATGCCATGTACACCAAAATT gtaagTAAGGAGACCCTGTTGAGTCCAGCTGATCTAAAACCATTTCAGAACCATTCATCACAAATGGCGGCATTGGACTATTTGGTTTCAATTGCAAGTGATGTTTTCATTCCCACTTATTATGGGAATATGGCAAAGCTTGTGGAAGGGCATAGAAG ATATCTCGGTTTTCGTAAAACTATATCCCTTGATCGGAGGAGACTAGTTGAGTTGATTGATATGTATGGAAATGGTTCACTGCAATGGGATGAATTTGCACGGCGAGTGAGAAAGATTCACAAGAATCAAATAGGAGCACCAGCACAGAGGAAAGTAATAGCAAGTAAACCCAAAGAAGAGGATTACTTTTATGCTAACCCTCAGGAGTGCCTCTGTGATTTATCCAAAAATCCTCCTCTACTTCCACTTTAA